CAAGTTTTATCTTATCATAGTCGTGAATTAATTTATCAATTTTACTATTTAATGTTTCTATTATTTCCATAATAAGATTTTATCCAAAATTTCTTATTATTTTAGTTTAAAAAATTGTTATTAAACCTTTTTTTTCTCATTTATAAATATTTTTGCAACTTCATATAACATAGCAACTGATTTTCCCCATTGAGAATAGTCATTTACATCATCTAAATCTATACCAAAACTTTGTGATATCTTTTCCATCAATATTTGTTCATTTATATTAAAACTGTGGTCAATATGAATTAAAATCATTAGTTCTAAAATTACTATTCTTTTACTTTTTTCTGATTTAAAATCATTTAATATTTTATCTAAACTAAAAGTTTGCATATCAAAAGAATCCAAATTTTCAATTCCCATTTCTGTGCAATATTCAGAAATAATCTCTTCTTCTCTCTCTCCAAATTTATTATCAATTCTTGCTAAATAGTGAGCTAATTGCAAAAATGAAAACTTCTCTTTTGATTCTAATTTCATTAATAACATTTATAAATTTCCTAAATTATATATATCTTGATATTATAATAAAAATAAGTTAACAATCTATAAATAATATTTTTCTGTTAAATCATACAATACAATTTTTTCCTAGTTTTTTTGCCTGATATAAAGCATCATCTGCTCTTGATATCAAGTTATCAATAGTTTCATCACCCTTTTGATAACTTGAAACTCCAACACTTATAGTAAAATTAAACTCTTTATCTTTATTATATTCATCAATTTTATCAATAATTTTTAAAGCAACAGTTTTTGCTTGTTCAATTTGTGTATTTGGTAATAAAATAATAAATTCATCTCCTCCAAATCTTACAATCAAATCATTTTCTCTTATAGAATTTTTAGCAATTTCCACTAACTGTTTTATTACTAAATCCCCTATTTCATGACCAAAAGTATCATTGATTTTTTTAAAATCATCTAAATCCAATATAAGTAAAGCAAGATTTTTATTCTCTCTTTTTACTATTTTCAAATATTGTTCTGAAAAAGTATAAAGATATCTTCTATTATATACACCTGTCAAAGCATCAGTATTTGCAAGACTTTCATGATAAGCTCGTTTTGTCTCTTCGATAATTAATTTTTTAGTTCTGTTATCTAACTCTTCTAGCATTTTTTTAAAGTTTGAACTTAAACTATCAATTTCAAAAATACCACATGGTTCAAGCTCTAAAGGAGTATCTTTTTTACCATAAACTTTTGTAAATGCAACTATTTTAGACAAAGGTTTATTGATTTTATAAACAAAATTTTTAGCATTAAAAGATATATAAAAAAAAGATAATAGATAAAAAATCAATATTCCCGTAATCAATACATACTCTAAATTTTTACAATATTCAATTAAAGTATTTATCTCTTTTAATATATTTTTTTCATCTACTATACAAACTAAATAAAAAGAAGAATTTGATATTTTTTTTGGGAAAAGTAAATAATTTTTGTTTTCTAAAACTATTTTATCAATTCTTTTTTCATCTATAATATCTTTAAAATAGTAATTTATTTTATAATTACTATTTTTTAAAATATTATCTTGTTCATTGATTTTCAATAGTTTTTTTATCTCTTCATCTACAAATTCAATTTTCCCTTTCTCATCGAAAATTAATATTTTGCCATCATAAGGAAAAGTTTTAGAAGAGAGATACTCTAAAAATTGTTCAGTTTTTATTTTTGTTTGATTATTTACCATCAAAGCAACAAAAGTTTCGAGGTTATTTAAAATTAGTTCTTTACTTTTATTTACAACATTTTTATTAACAATAAAATAAAAAGATATTAAAAACAAACCAATAAAAAGGATAGATATAAAAGATGTTTTTAAATATTTTCTATATAGTAATCTTTCCAATGTTATTTTTTTCATGTGACTCCTTTATGATAGACACAATAAAAAAATAATATCATAAATTTATTAGAAAATAGTACTATTTTGATATTATTAATAAAAAATAATTTCTAGTCCATTTCTAAACTCATCAGATACATATCTTCGCCATCAATTACTTTGATATTTACACTTTCACATTTTGGACAGCAAAACTCATGTTTTTCTAAAGTTGATTGGGTATTACAATCAAAACATTCAATAACTATTTTTTGATGATTTATTATAAACTGTGCATCATGACAGACTGTTTGTTCTTTAAAAGTATCAAAAGCAGTTTGAAGTAAATCAGGCTCAACTCCACTTAAAACTCCAATTTTAACAACTACTTTTGTAACTTTTTTTGCTTCATTTGCCCTTGCGTGTTCTTCACAGCTTTCCAATAATGATTGAACTACACTATACTCATGCATAAAATTTCTCCTTTAAAAATGTTCCATTTATTAAAGGAACCAATTAACAAATCCTTGGAAGAAGTTCACCAGTTGGTGTATCTAAAAATCTTTTTGTTCCCCAAGAACTATTTAAAATAACTTTTTGTGGATATTGAGAAGTAACTTTTCCAATAATACAAGCATTTGAAGCCTCTTCAAATTTATGTAAAACTTCTATTGCATGTGCTGCATCATTTTTAGGAATTGCAAGTACAAATGTTCCCTCATTTGCTAAATTTGTAGCTTCAAAACCTAACATTTCACAAATTCCTTTTACCTCATCACTAACTGGAATATTCTCTTCTTCTATTTCTATACAAATATTTGATTGTTTTGCCCATTCATTTAACACTGCACTAACTCCACCTCTTGTGGCATCTCTAAGAGCTGTTATTTTAATCCCTGAGTCAATTAAAGCTTTTACTTGAGGATATAAAGAGTTACAATCACTTTTTAAATTTGAGTGCATATCCATACCCTCACGTGCAGTGAATATTGTAGCTCCATGAGCTCCTATATCTCTGCTTACAAGTATTAAGTCATCTTGTGTAATATTGTTTGAGCTTATTCCACTATAAAGTATCTCTCCAATACCAGTAGTATTTATGAAGATTTTATCAACTGCACCACGTGGTACTACCTTTGTATCTCCACTTACAATAATCGCGTCATTTTTTGCTAACTCTTCTTTCATTGAGTTTACTATGATTTCAAGTTGTTCAACTTCAAACCCCTCTTCAATAATAACTGAACAAGTAAGATATTTTGGCTTTGCTCCCATCATAGCTAAGTCATTGCAAGTTCCACAAATGGAAAGTTTTCCTATATTTGCTCCATTAAAAAAAAGTGGACTAACTGTAAAACTATCTGTACTAAAAGCAAGTTTTCCATTTTCTATAACTGCTGCATCTTCACTTTTTTCTAATATCTCATTTTTAAAAGCATTGTAAAATACTTTAGTTATAAGTTCATTGTTTTCAGCTCCACCATTTCCATGCGCTAGTGTTATTGTTTTTGTCATTTATTTATCTTCCCTACTTTTACTATACTTTTTACTTCCACCTTGTGATGTTTCAACTGGATATTTTTTTTCATTTTTTGTCATTTTATTCATGATGGCATCTTCTAAGTCAATATCTAACTTCATACAAATTCTTATAAGATAAATAGCAATATCAGCAACCTCTTCTTTTGTATGTTCTTTCACATCTTCTGGTAAGTTCATACATTCTTCAAAATTTAGCCATTGGAAAATCTCATTTAATTCACCAACTTCTCCATTTAATGCCATAACTAGATTTTTTGGATTGTGAAAACTCTCCCAATTTCTATCATCTGAAAATTTTTGTATTCGTTGTTTTATTTGTTCTATATCCATGTTATCTCTTTATAGTAAATTCCCATACTTATAATAAGCACTACAAGCACCCTCGCTACTAACCATACAAGAACCAATAGGGTTTGTTGGAGTACATACATTTCCAAAGATTTTACAGTCAGTTGGTTTTGCAACTCCTTTTAAAATCTCAGGACATTTACAAGCTTTATTCTCTTTTACTTCTTGTGTTGGAAGTATCTCTTTATATACTATTTTTGCATTATACTTATCAAACTCATCTTTTAGTTCATAACCACTATTTTCTACTTCTCCAATTCCTCTGAATTTAAAAGGAACTTTTTTAAAGTATTTGTTTATTAGTTCTTGTGCTTTTAGATTTCCCTCATAAGAAACAAGTCGTTTATATTCTACTTCTAAATTTGCTCTTTTTTCTTTGAACTGTTTTACTATCATAGAGATACTTTGCATCACATCTACTGGTTCAAATCCACTTACAACAACTGGTTTATTATAATCTCTTGGAAACTCTTCATATATTTTACTTCCACTTATAACACTAACATGTGATGGTCCTAAAAAAGCATCAATTTTACAGTTTTCATCTTGAACTAAAACTTGCATCACTTCTGGAACTGTAATATGGTTTATATGAAATAAGATGTTTTTTATATCGTTTTTAATTACTTGCTCTAGTAATGCACAAGTCATTGGAGTTGTTGTTTCAAAACCAATTGCAAAAAATACTACTGTTTTATCTTTGTTCTCATCTGCTATTTTTAAACAATCCATTGGAGAATAAACAAATCTTACATCAGCACCTTGGCTTCTTGCATTTTGTAAACTTCCCTTACTTCCTGGAACTTTTATCATATCTCCAAGTGTTACAAGTATTACATCTTTTTGTAAACACAACTCATAAGCACTATCTATTCTATCCTTTGGCATTACACAAACAGGACAGCCAGGTCCATGGATGAAGTTTATTTTTTTATTTATTAATTGTGGGATTCCATACTTCATAATAGTGTGGGTATGTCCACCACACACTTCCATAATATTTATAATCCCATCATAATCTTTTAGCTCTTCATCAATGATTTGTTTAAATGCTTTTATGGTTTTAGCATCTCTAAAACCATCATATAAATCTTTTAGTTGTAGTTCTTTTTCCATATTATGTTACTTTATTTATTTGGACAGTTTTCAGGTTCTTCAATAGCTGCTAAGCGGTCGTTCTCTTCCATTTTATCTATGATTTCTTGGTAAACTTTGAGTGATTCCAAAGCATCCTCTTCATCTATTTTATTCATAGCAAAACCAATATGAATTAAAACATAATCTCCAATTTTTACATCTTGGTCAATTAAATCTAAACTAGCACTTCTTTCAACTCCCATAGTATCAACTACACAAGTATTCATCTCTGTATCTATACTTTTTATTTTTGATGGTATTGATAAACACATCCTTTTATTCTCCTTTTATTTGTAAAACAATTTTATGAATGATTCTGCAACGGAAGGGTAAAAATCTTTGATTTTTGGGTACCCACCGTGAAGCCTAAATGAATGAAATTGATTTTACAAATATCATCTCATCTTTCTTTTGAAATTAATCCAATCAATTACGTTTTGAAGTGATTGTTTATCTTTAATATTTACTTCTAAAATATCCACATTTGGTTTTAGTTTTCTAGCTTCCATCTTCTCCTTTTCAATATCATAATCAAAATATGGAAGTAAATCTGTTTTTGTAATAAGTATTAAATCAGCACTTCTAAACATAACTGGATATTTTGCTATTTTATCTTCTCCCTCAGGAACTGAAACTAAAACAATATTTAAGTGTGTTCCCACATCATAAGATGCTGGACATACAAGATTTCCTACATTTTCCACAAAACAAACATCAATATCATCTAAAGAGATATCGTGTAAACCTTTATGAACCATAAATGCATCTAAGTGACAAGCACTTCCTGTTTGTATTTGAACAGCATTTATTCCTTTTGCTTTTAATCTATCTGCATCCCTTGAAGTTTCTAAGTCTCCCTCAACAACTGCAAATTTAAAATCCACCATATCAGCTAGATTTTCTAAAAGTGTAGTTTTCCCACTTCCAGGACTTGACATAAGATTTATTCCTAAAACTTTATGTTGGTCAAAATGAGCTCTATTGTGAGATGCTTCATGGTCATTTTTATCTAAGATTTTTTTGATTACAGAGATTGTTTTTGCATCATTTAGTTGTGGGTTATGATGTAGAGTTTCGTGAGCTGCTTGGTGTGAGGCACTCCAAAGCATATTATCATGTGGATGGTCATGGTCATGAACAATTCCATGCTCATGTTCATCGTGATGGTGATGATATTCTTGTCCTGCTATTGTACAACCGCAATCTTTACACATATTATTTCCTTTTTGTTTAAACTATTTTTGTGAATATTTATTCATTTTAAATAGTTTAACCCAAAAAGTCTAAATCATATCTGACAAAACTTAATCACTTATATATTTTTAGAACAATTCTTATTTAAAAGAACTAGAAGTCTCTTTTAATATAATATTTACATCTAATGCTTCACCATTGTATTTTACAAGTTTTATACCTTGAGAAGTAAAAGAGTTTGCTGTATTTTTACAAGCCTTTTTAACTACAATATAACTACAATCTTTTAAAGCAATACCCATTTTATTGTGTTCTTTTATATGTTCTTCATCATAGTGTCCATGATTACACTCATGGTCTTCCTCAGCATGGTCGTGGTCAATATCTGTTCTTGGATTTTTTATTATTGAATTTAGATTAAATGAACGAAACATCCCCGTTCCACTTAATTCATAAATTGCAAACTTTGGAGTATGTCCTGCATTACTAAAAAATGTCAAATTCTCATCTTTTACTGGAATTGCTATTTTCATTTTTACCACCTTTGATTATTTTTTTATTTGAAGTATGCAATTATCACTCCATCAATATCTATTTATAATATAAAAATGCTAAAATAAAACCATGATTTGCCCAAACTGTAACAATATTTCTTTTTATTCCTTAGCTAATGATTATATCAAATGTAAAACTTGTGCAAAAAAATTATCTCTAAAAAAAATAGAAAAAGACAAAACTATAATAAAAGAGTTTTGTGAAGATAAAAATGCCCTTGAAACTTCAAAAGAACTAGAACTAAACTATAAAACTGTAAAAGATAGATTTGATTTATTTAGGAAAAAAATAGCTATTTTTTTAGAAGAGGAATACCATAACTCAATAAAAGACTATACTGAGTATGAAGAGTTTTATTATATTAAAGAAAGAGAAAAAAAGAAAAAAAGAAAATCTTTAAGTGAAGCAGTTAATATAATAGGTTTTTACTCAAATGAAAGAGTTTATACACTTTTAATGCCAAAGGTTGGAAATCGTGCTTTTGATATGGAAGATGGATTTATTCAATATCTAAATTGGTATAAAATTCACTCTAAAAATTCTCATCAAACAAAATTAAATCTATTTTGGAAATATCTTGAAACAAATTTGAGAAAATACAAAGGAATAGATGAAAACAACTTCTTTTTTTATCTAAAAGAGTATGAATTCAAATTTAACTACCCAAAAGAAGAACAAATAATTATATTAAATAAATTATTTTTTCATAATTAGAATATTTTCGGATAATATTTTTTTATAAAAAACATAAATTTTTCTTTACCATTTAAGCTATATTTATGTTTCTTTTCTATAGATTGCTTGATTATTTTATTTTTTCTACAAAGGGCTTCTTGTGTTAAAAAATTTCTCTACAAAAAAGAAACTTCTACTTTTACCAATATCATTTATCATTATTGTTATTGTATCAGCATTAGTTTATAGTTATTTCAATGGTGTTTCAAATGGAAGAATTCATGTTGCTTCTCAAACTGATTTATTTGTACAACAACTTTTAAAGGGTCGTATCTCTGTTTATCAATTTTTAAGAATTCCAACTGAACAAAGCGCACAAAGCGTAAGAGATGAGTTTAAAAAATTTGATGAGTATGTAAAAGCTCTAAAACCTAAATTAACTGAAAAAGAAAATATTGATTTAGCTAATGAAATTACAGATTTATCAAAAAGTTATATAAATAGTTTTGATAAGTTTTATTCTAAAAAAATCAAAGAATATAATAACGATATTTTAAAAGAAAATGAAGAGATTAAAGCTATCATAAAAGAGATGGTAGAAATAGGATTAGAGCTTGAAAAAAAATTATCTCATATAAATGAAAATGCTATTGAGTTAAAAAATTCAGCAGATAAAACTATGGATAATGTTTTAGTTATTATTGCAATAATATCTATACTATTTTTTGTTACTTTTTCACTTATTTTATCAAATCAATTAATTAATTCTTTAAATAATTTCCAAAAAGGATTATTGAGTTTCTTTGGTTATGTAAATAAAGAGAGTTCTTCTGTTGAAATGTTAGATGATAGTTCAACTGATGAATTTGGAAATATGGCAAAAGTTGTAAATGAAAATATTAGAAAAACAAAAACAACTATTGATTCTGATAATAAATTTTTAGCTGAAATAAATGAAATGGCTCAAGTCGTTAAAAATGGTTATCTAAGCAAAAGACTTGATAATAAAGTTGAATCAGAAAGTATGGAAAAACTTAGAGTTCATATCAATGAAATGATGCAAAGTTTACAACTAAGAGTTTGTACAAATATCAATGATATCTCTTATGCCCTAGAAAGATATGCAAAACTTGATTTTACACATAGAATCAAAGGTTGTAATAGTGGTGTTACTGTTGGATTAAATAACTTAGCTGATATTATAAATGGAATGCTTGTTGAAAATAAATCAAATGGTTTAACACTAGATAAAAGTAGTGAAATTTTATTAACAAATGTAGATGTTTTAAACAAAAACTCAAATGAAGCTGCGGCCGCTTTAGAAGAAACAGCTGCTGCAGTAGAAGAGATTTCTAGCAATATTTCAAATAACACAGATAACATTGTTCAAATGTCAAG
The genomic region above belongs to Arcobacter ellisii and contains:
- a CDS encoding NifB/NifX family molybdenum-iron cluster-binding protein; this translates as MKIAIPVKDENLTFFSNAGHTPKFAIYELSGTGMFRSFNLNSIIKNPRTDIDHDHAEEDHECNHGHYDEEHIKEHNKMGIALKDCSYIVVKKACKNTANSFTSQGIKLVKYNGEALDVNIILKETSSSFK
- the hypB gene encoding hydrogenase nickel incorporation protein HypB — encoded protein: MCKDCGCTIAGQEYHHHHDEHEHGIVHDHDHPHDNMLWSASHQAAHETLHHNPQLNDAKTISVIKKILDKNDHEASHNRAHFDQHKVLGINLMSSPGSGKTTLLENLADMVDFKFAVVEGDLETSRDADRLKAKGINAVQIQTGSACHLDAFMVHKGLHDISLDDIDVCFVENVGNLVCPASYDVGTHLNIVLVSVPEGEDKIAKYPVMFRSADLILITKTDLLPYFDYDIEKEKMEARKLKPNVDILEVNIKDKQSLQNVIDWINFKRKMR
- a CDS encoding methyl-accepting chemotaxis protein — its product is MLKNFSTKKKLLLLPISFIIIVIVSALVYSYFNGVSNGRIHVASQTDLFVQQLLKGRISVYQFLRIPTEQSAQSVRDEFKKFDEYVKALKPKLTEKENIDLANEITDLSKSYINSFDKFYSKKIKEYNNDILKENEEIKAIIKEMVEIGLELEKKLSHINENAIELKNSADKTMDNVLVIIAIISILFFVTFSLILSNQLINSLNNFQKGLLSFFGYVNKESSSVEMLDDSSTDEFGNMAKVVNENIRKTKTTIDSDNKFLAEINEMAQVVKNGYLSKRLDNKVESESMEKLRVHINEMMQSLQLRVCTNINDISYALERYAKLDFTHRIKGCNSGVTVGLNNLADIINGMLVENKSNGLTLDKSSEILLTNVDVLNKNSNEAAAALEETAAAVEEISSNISNNTDNIVQMSRLASSVTNSVTKGETLASQTTEAMNEIDREVNAINEAITVIDQIAFQTNILSLNAAVEAATAGEAGKGFAVVAQEVRNLASRSAEAAKEIKELVENATKKADQGKKISEDMISGYKALNESIVQTIDLIKGVESSSKEQLAGIEQINHAINSLDQQTQQNAQIASQTYSVATQTDTIAKLIVSNANAKEFIGKDEVKAKTLDDSSVNQSILNIKKPNLKKQPETKETVVNKPTKEIKSTTTDDDEWASF
- a CDS encoding HypC/HybG/HupF family hydrogenase formation chaperone encodes the protein MCLSIPSKIKSIDTEMNTCVVDTMGVERSASLDLIDQDVKIGDYVLIHIGFAMNKIDEEDALESLKVYQEIIDKMEENDRLAAIEEPENCPNK
- the hypA gene encoding hydrogenase/urease nickel incorporation protein HypA, producing the protein MHEYSVVQSLLESCEEHARANEAKKVTKVVVKIGVLSGVEPDLLQTAFDTFKEQTVCHDAQFIINHQKIVIECFDCNTQSTLEKHEFCCPKCESVNIKVIDGEDMYLMSLEMD
- the hypE gene encoding hydrogenase expression/formation protein HypE — encoded protein: MTKTITLAHGNGGAENNELITKVFYNAFKNEILEKSEDAAVIENGKLAFSTDSFTVSPLFFNGANIGKLSICGTCNDLAMMGAKPKYLTCSVIIEEGFEVEQLEIIVNSMKEELAKNDAIIVSGDTKVVPRGAVDKIFINTTGIGEILYSGISSNNITQDDLILVSRDIGAHGATIFTAREGMDMHSNLKSDCNSLYPQVKALIDSGIKITALRDATRGGVSAVLNEWAKQSNICIEIEEENIPVSDEVKGICEMLGFEATNLANEGTFVLAIPKNDAAHAIEVLHKFEEASNACIIGKVTSQYPQKVILNSSWGTKRFLDTPTGELLPRIC
- the hypD gene encoding hydrogenase formation protein HypD, which produces MEKELQLKDLYDGFRDAKTIKAFKQIIDEELKDYDGIINIMEVCGGHTHTIMKYGIPQLINKKINFIHGPGCPVCVMPKDRIDSAYELCLQKDVILVTLGDMIKVPGSKGSLQNARSQGADVRFVYSPMDCLKIADENKDKTVVFFAIGFETTTPMTCALLEQVIKNDIKNILFHINHITVPEVMQVLVQDENCKIDAFLGPSHVSVISGSKIYEEFPRDYNKPVVVSGFEPVDVMQSISMIVKQFKEKRANLEVEYKRLVSYEGNLKAQELINKYFKKVPFKFRGIGEVENSGYELKDEFDKYNAKIVYKEILPTQEVKENKACKCPEILKGVAKPTDCKIFGNVCTPTNPIGSCMVSSEGACSAYYKYGNLL
- a CDS encoding nucleotide pyrophosphohydrolase; this translates as MDIEQIKQRIQKFSDDRNWESFHNPKNLVMALNGEVGELNEIFQWLNFEECMNLPEDVKEHTKEEVADIAIYLIRICMKLDIDLEDAIMNKMTKNEKKYPVETSQGGSKKYSKSREDK
- a CDS encoding TerB family tellurite resistance protein; this encodes MLLMKLESKEKFSFLQLAHYLARIDNKFGEREEEIISEYCTEMGIENLDSFDMQTFSLDKILNDFKSEKSKRIVILELMILIHIDHSFNINEQILMEKISQSFGIDLDDVNDYSQWGKSVAMLYEVAKIFINEKKKV
- a CDS encoding sensor domain-containing diguanylate cyclase, producing the protein MKKITLERLLYRKYLKTSFISILFIGLFLISFYFIVNKNVVNKSKELILNNLETFVALMVNNQTKIKTEQFLEYLSSKTFPYDGKILIFDEKGKIEFVDEEIKKLLKINEQDNILKNSNYKINYYFKDIIDEKRIDKIVLENKNYLLFPKKISNSSFYLVCIVDEKNILKEINTLIEYCKNLEYVLITGILIFYLLSFFYISFNAKNFVYKINKPLSKIVAFTKVYGKKDTPLELEPCGIFEIDSLSSNFKKMLEELDNRTKKLIIEETKRAYHESLANTDALTGVYNRRYLYTFSEQYLKIVKRENKNLALLILDLDDFKKINDTFGHEIGDLVIKQLVEIAKNSIRENDLIVRFGGDEFIILLPNTQIEQAKTVALKIIDKIDEYNKDKEFNFTISVGVSSYQKGDETIDNLISRADDALYQAKKLGKNCIV